Below is a window of Syntrophorhabdales bacterium DNA.
AGTTTGAGCCCGACTGGAAGAGGAAGGCAGGGATAAACTACTGGTAAGGGCAGCTCACCGGCTCTGTTTTTGCGGGCTGGACCGCCCGCCTTATCCAGAACAGCGTGGTGAACAAAAGGCAGAAAGCTGACGACGAGGCTTTATTTCCGCAGCGGGTAGGTTAATTCTCGTAGTTGCGTGAACCCCGGTGGAGGTGCCTCATCACTCCGGAAGAGACCGAACAAAAACTCTCGAAACTCGCCTTTCTCCAACGTGTGGTGCCTTTCGAATCACTTCCGAGGGAGCAACTGGAAGGGCTTGCTCAAGGCATGGAGTGGAGGGAATTCCGGCGCGGCTCACTCATAATCGAGCAAGGGAAGCGCGGCAGCAGCTTCTTTATCCTCTGCACAGGCTTTGTCAAAGTCTATCTCTACGAAGAGGAAAGGGAAAGCCTGCTCGGCTTTCTGGGCGAAGGCGATTGCTTCGGCGAAATGTCACTTTTGAACCGCGAACCTACTGCTGCTAACGTAGAAGCCTTGGAAGAGACGGTATGTCTGGCGCAACCGGAAGCGAGCTTTCTGCCGATGGTCCGGAGCGATCCCTTCTTCTACAGATTTTTCAGTCAGCTTCTCACGCGAAGAATGAAGTCGGTCTACCGGGAGTGTCTTTCCGGCAACATTGGCGTCAATCGGATCGAGCCGTTCCTCTTCCGGAAACGGATAGCGGAGATGATGCCCTCGGGCAGTTCCCTTTCTTGTAACGAGCAGACGTCCGTCCGGGAAGCTGGACTGAGACTTATCAACGGAAATCGCTCTTCACTTGTTGTCATCGACGAAAAAAAATTCCCTAAGGGTATTGTCGGGATGCGGGAGCTGCTTGAGGGCCTGCTAATACGACATGTCAGCCCGGAAGAGAACGTGGGTACCCTTATGAGCCGCCAGTTCGGTTCAATTGACGGGGAGAGTTACTTTTTCGATGCCTTTCATGAGATGGTGCAACAAAAGGCGGACAGGTTGGTTGTGCTCGAACATGGTAAGGCGAGAGGTCTGCTATCCGGTCTCGATCTCCTGAAGTTCAGGGGATTGGAGACCCTCTCGCTGTTGAGAAATATCGACAACAGCCGATCTGCCGCAGAACTGAGCCTGTGCAGGAAAGACGTGGAAGAGGTGCTGAAAGGGCTGATGCGCGACGGCGCGCTTGCGTCGGAGGCGTGCAGGATCGTGAGCGAGTTGAATGACAGGATTGTCAAACGGGTTGTCAAACTGGCAGAGGAATTTTGTGGAGAACCCCCCTGCTCCTATGCGTGGCTGGGGCTGGGGAGTGAGGGAAGGAAAGAGCAGACCCTGTTGACAGACCAGGACAATGCGCTAATTTACCGCGGCCCCTCATCCGGAAGTGTTGAAGACTATTTTTCGAGGTTTTCCGACTGTGTGGTTCAAGGGTTGGCTGAAGCCGGGTTTCCGTTGTGCAAGGGTCTGGTAATGGCAACAAATCAGAAGTATCGAGGAACTCTGGACGTATGGAAGAAAAAAACATCCGATTGGGTGCTGCGCTCAAGTTTCGACTCTAAAGAGGCCATGGACGCCTTCGTGTTCCTCGATTTCAGGAGCAATGCGGGAGATCGGGAACTTGAAAAGGAACTGCGGGATCACATTTTCTCTCTTATCGGTTCGCACACTCTCTTCATAAGAGCGCTCGCGCGGTATATTGTCGAGGTTCCTATTCCGCTCGGCTTCTTCAAGCACTTTATAGTAGAAAAGAACGGTCAGCACAAGAACAGGGTGAACATCAAGACGTTCGGCCTTGTTCCGCTGGTCACGTGCCTCAAGCTCATGGCGTGGCAGGAGAGAGTGAGCGAAACAAACACCCTCGCGAGGACATCTGCCCTCGCGTCGAGAGCGATTCTTTCAACTGACGCCGCCGAGTTTCTCGAACAGGCTTTTGAGACATTTCTTACCTTGAGGATTAAGAATAATCTGAGCGACCGGGAGCAGGGTAGGGAACCGAGCAACTATCTGGACCCGGCACTTCTTTCAACGAAACAGAAACAGTTGCTCAAAGAAGCGTTTCTCGCTGTTTCAGAACTGCAGAAGAGGACCAAGGAAGTTCTGAATATCGACGATCGCTCCCCTATGTGTTGAGTATACCGACCGCCCCTTTTGTCTACGGCACTATCGTACCCGTTCACCTCGATGCCAGCCCCATAACCATCAAGATCACGGAAAGGGTGTTGCTGCATGAGTTGCATTGCTGCAGCCGCAATATTAGATTTTAACGATGTTATTGGAAATGCACTGCCACACAGCCGAGCACTCCCCGTGCAGCAACGCACGCGCGAAACAATTGATCAAGCAGACATATAGGAGGGGGCTGCAGGGGGCCGTCATTACTGATCATCATTTCTTGTGGTCCGAGGAAGATTTAATGGCCCTCAAGGTGGAGACGGGAGTGCCGGACTATTTTCTTATTCTGTCGGGTCAGGAGACCTCCACTTCTGATGCAGGCGATCTGCTCGTGTATGGAGCCACAGAGGTCATTCCCAGGGGGACGCCCGCCGCCGACATCAGGGCGAACTATCCGCAGGCGGCGCTGGTCCTTGCACATCCATACCGGCACGGGAAGAAGCCCGCCCAGGATGTGCTACTGGGAGCGCTTTTTGATGGGGTGGAAATCTTCAGCTCTAACCACTCGGTTGCGGAGAATACCAGGGGTCTGAGAGACTGGCATCGGTACAGGTTCACGGCTATTGCGGGAACGGACAGCCACGGTGTGACATATGCGGGGGTGTATCCAACCATGTTCGACCATCCCGTGCGGACCGTGGCGGATTTAGCCGTAGAGATCAAGAAGGGACGGTGCCGGCCCTTTGTCAAAGAGATTCCGAGGGCAGGTTCGAATGTCCGGGTCCAAGAGATTACCATCGGAACGAAGGGGCATGACGAAACCAGGGAACGAATCATTATCAGGGAGTTTGACAGCAACGAGAAGTGGCAGTCCGCGGAGAGAGCCTTTCGCATAATGGAAGAGATTGCACGTCATGGCTTCGGCAGCGGAAAGTACCGGGTACCAAGGGCAATTGAGCACGACCTGGAAAGCATGACTGTGATCGAGCAGGGACTGCGCGGTAGTTCACTCTTTGAAAAAGTGGTCCTTACCGACAGGGAGGACGCAAGGCTGTTTATCCGGCTGTCAGCAGAGTGGCTCGCCCGCCTCCACAGCCAAAGACTCACGATCACTCCACGCGCCGAATTTCTGGAGAGAGAAGAGGTACGCCTGGCCAGGTATATAGAACGTTTTGAGAAGATCCAGCACCCCCACACACGGAGAGCCCGGGAGACCATGGAGGCAGTGCACGAAGCGGAGATTGCCCTGTACGGGGATCACCCCGAGGCCTTGATCCAGGGGCACGGCGATTACCATCCGAAAAACATTTACATAGGACAGGATAATCTCAATAAACGGGAGACGCTGTACGTAGCGGCCATAGACTTCAACAACTCAATGTGCCTTCCCCCGGCATTTGATGTTGGCACCTTCCTGGCGCAGTTCCGCAACCAGTTGCTGGACTACCCTGACATCCTCCAGGAGATACCCGAGGAGGTCTTCCTTGAGGCTTATGTATCGGCCGTGAAGGAGACAGACAAGAACTTTCTGAACGAGGTAGAGCTCTTTCGGGCACGCACCGACTTGAGTATTGCCTCGTTCTTGATCAAGGTTGGCCTGGGAGGGAGCGAGAATCTCTGGCGCGTTCTGGTGGAGGCGGAAACCGCTCTGGTGCAGTTCGAGTTGTCACGGCAATCGAACTAGCCACGAACGAGCGCATCTATTTATGGAGCTCACGTTGCCCCCTCCGGCAGCAAAGCCGCCTGAGCCTCGGGTCAGTCTGTGTTGATGCCTATCTGAAAGCGAAAACCCTGGCGATCGAGGATGACGCCGTTAGGGGTTATTTCCTCCACTCTCAAGCCCGGGGCCAGACTTTGTCCTTCCTGGAGAATCTGCTCGTTGATCCTTACGACCCTGGACGAGGGCTCTGGACCATAAGCATGGCCGGATACCCTGAACTCCGGTAGGGTCTGTTTCACTGCAGGCGGAAGCTCTCTTAACGCGAGGACTCTCCCACCACGTACTGCTCGCTGTTCAGGGGCCGTTTTGTTTGTTGCACCGGTTAGGTGATTTACGTCTGTGACCGCTGTGGCCTTCTTCCGAAGATCCGCCGGTCGCACTTCCTGTTCTTCCTTTTGCAGGGAAGCCGGGCGCAGCGACGTCACTCGTGTGGCGTCCGACGAATCTTGCGTGAGAGGCGACATTCGTGATTCGTTTGCTCCTGCAGGTGCCTCTGCGGGTTGCATCGCGACCTGATGGCGTGTGATGGAATACGGTGTGGCGCTAGATTCATCTCTTGGCGCGTTCTGATGGCCCCACCAGAAAATCATGCCTGCATTGAGAAAAAGAGCTGCTATGAGTGGATATATCCAGAAGCGATTGCCTTTCTGCACGGCAGCTGTGCCCGAGAGGAGACTCGGCATGCCATCCCTGCCGCCCGCCAACTCCGCTTTTCTCAGAGCCTCAAGAATATAAGACACGTCTAGTTGCTCGCTACGGTTTGATTCAGCACCGGTTCGCCATTACCGGCTGCCGCTGTCAACTTGAGTATTGTTCCGAGGCCGGCGATGCCGTCCGGTGTCAGCTTTCGGGCGCGTTGAAACTCCTTCACTTCTCTGACAATTTCTTCATCATAGACTTGATCTATACCCACTCGCGCCGGACGCCCCAGGGCAACCGCCAATTCTCTATCAAGCCACGCCACCAGCGGTCCGCGCCGGCCGGGGCGTAGCTTTCCTTTATAATCGGTGGGCACCCTCCAGAGGATGAGGTACTCTCCAGACCATTGTTGTCTCAGCATACTGAGATCGAAAGTTTTTGTGTAATGCCCTATAACACACGCCGCACTCTCCCCCTCAAGAGCGGTCAGAGCTGCGTAGTACGAGACGCCCTTTTGGTCATGGAGACGCAACACGGCCGGCCTGTTCTTGTCGCGAAGAGCCTCGATGCTCCCCTTGCTGCCTTCCTGGCATCGCACTCCTTGCTCCTCGGCCTGTTCGCAAGCACTCTTACTCTTGTCCGTTCTGTATTCGATCTGCCAGACCTTGAAGAGGGCCTCGCATGCTGCCTGTTTGGTGCCGATAGCGGCATAATCGATGGACTCCACAGGTGGAGGCCCTGACACCTCTGCCGGGTCTGCCTGGATACGCTGTTCTTCAGGGGGCCTTCTGATTTCTTCTCTCATCATGGGCGCTGTTCTCAGGTTTGCTCGTTGCAAATATGTTGCCGCAACTCCCACGCAGATGATCAGCGCGACTGCGAATGCGACTCCCTCGTACACTCTCCAGCGGGGCATCGGTGCCACGGAGTCACCGACCACCTCGTGTGCTGCGATCTTGAGGGTGCCGGCGTCAACCGCATGCTTTCCCTGGACGTAGGCTCCAAGCAGTGCCCTGTCGCATATGGAATTTATGAGTCTGGGCACCCCGCTGGTCAGCCTGTAGAGCTTTCGCAGCGTCCTTGGTGGGAATAGAGGGCGGCTGCGCTTCAGCCCCGCGGTTGTCAAACGGAAATTCACGTATTCGGAGATCTCTTTCCTCGACAGCGAACCGAGGTGATACCTCGCGGTGATTCTCTGCGAAAGCTGGCGCAATTCCGGCTGCGCCAGCTTCTTTCTCAGCTCGGGCTGCCCGATCATGATGATCTGCAGCAGCTTGCTCTCGTTTGTCTCGAGATTGGTCAACAGGCGAATCTGTTCAAGCACCTCGGTACTGAGGTTCTGGGCTTCCTCGACAATGAGAACGGGTCTGCGTCCCCGGGTGTGGGCATCCAGAAGATACGCGTGAATGTGTGCGACCAAGCTCTTGATGTTTGAAGCGTCCTGTGGATAGCCTATGCGGAACTCGTCGCAGACGGTCGAGAGCAGTTCCTCCACAGTTGCCGGAGGGTTAAGAAGAAAAGCAACTTCCAGATCCTTGGGCATCAGCTCCAGCAGCACGCGGCAGACCGTGGTCTTTCCCGTTCCGACCTCGCCCGTGAGCAGCACGAAGCCGCCCTCGCCCTTTATACCGTATAGCAGATGGGCGAGAGCCTCGCGGTGGCCCTCACTCATGTAGAAGTAGTGAGTGTTGGGTGCGATCGAGAAAGGTTTTTCTTTCAGACCGAAGTATTCTCTGTACATGTCTCCGGGCCGGGAGGCGAAGTCGTATCTTCTAAAGATTAGTACAGGACTGCTGAAATTACAATCCTTTCGGCGCAGGTCAGCCGAGCTATAACTGTACAACGTACACAATAGATGCCCACGGGCAAGCCGGGTACCCGTGGGACTTTCCATGCGTGTTACTCAGAGCACGCGTTCGCGCGGACCGGTCATGCATTCGCCCACGCTTGAAAGCGTGGTCCTCTGCTGCTTGACGCCGCCCGGGGGATTCTATCTAGGGAGCATGGCGAGCGAGAGGGGGTGGCCCAGGCGGCTTTGCCGCCGGGTACCCACGAAGTGGGTGGAGGCGACGCGAGCCCCAGAGATAGTGATCTTGCTGACGCTAGTTGGCAGTATCTTGAAAAAAGCCCAATGAGTACTTACGTTACGCCCAGAAATAAACAATCAGTATCCGTCATGTGAGGACGGGGAGGACCCATGCAAAGTATCCATTGCCCTGTGGCTGAGGCACAGGATACTCACACGGGTCTGTGCATAGGCTGCGCGTTGCTCCACCACGACTTCAGAGAGATTCTCGGGCGGAGTCCGGAAGAGGACGACAGCTATCCTTCCGAAATGGCCCTGCCTGAGGCTTGGATTGACGGAAGGCGCTGCAGGCTCGTTCCTGAAACAACGGCTCATGAAGCATTCTGCAAAGAGTGCACTACAAGGGCGCCCGGCCTTTATGTACCTGTGTGAGACCTCCGTCAGAAACGGTAGGTGACGTTAACGGCCAGAAGGTCCGCGTACGCGTCTCTGAATTGTCCCGTGACGCGTGTCAACGGGAAAGGCCCCAGATTGACGTTTCCGGACGGATTGTTCCATGTTCTGTTCTGATCCCACACATGATTATAGCCGACGTCCACGGTAAGCTTTCCGAAATGGGTGCCCACACCGAGGCAGATGACATTGCGGTCGCCCGAGGGCACGAGAGGATCGAGCGTGGTCCGTGGTACGGGAGATTCATCGTAAAGATACGCTGCCCGGAGATCCAGGTATTTGTTCAGCGTATATTGGACGCCAAACCGGTACATCCAGACGTTATGCCAGTTCTTCCGGCTGTCCAGGAAGGTCCCGTCTGTAAAGTCGGCGCGCAGCGTCCTGTAGCTTGACCACTCTGTCCACTCTGCGCCTATCTCGACCGTCCACGGATGTTTTATCCAGGCAAGCCCCGTGCGCAGTTTTGCCGGAAGCGTGATGCTCGATGAAAAATTCTGACGGAAGATCACCTGGTTTATTGCAGAGCTCGTCACGGTTTGAGTTCCATTTGTAATGTTGTGGTTTACCCGGCTGATGTAACTTGCACCGAATATGATCCTGTCAGTCAGCTTCACACGCAATCCCGTGTTAACGCCCCAACCCCAATCGTTCCCCTTAAGCTCGGCTTCGGCTGTCTGCGCGAGGTTGCGGTTGGCAGTCAAAGGAGGCGCAGGCATGCCGATGAAAGCCTTGTTGCGGAGATCGACATTCAGATACTGCGCGTAAGGACCGAATCCAATCGAAAAACGTTCAGACGCCTTCACAGAAATAACAGGGCTCACAGAAACCGTTGTCAGTACCGACTCTATGCTGCCAGGAGAGAAGCGGCCTTCGAAGTTGCCCGGCCATTCAACACCAAGGCCAAAATGGCTGAACACGCCCAGCCCAGCGCTCACGTTGTCGTTGATTCTGCGAGTCAGGTACGCGTTTGGAATTACCCAGACATGATCCTTAATGGTCCAGGTTTCTCCGGGAGCTGTTCCCATGGCAGGGTTCCCGTACGATCTGAATT
It encodes the following:
- a CDS encoding OmpP1/FadL family transporter, whose product is MRAWSIVPLAILSMLLSPFSLFANGFDIYEQSAKAVGLGGAFIAQADDPSAIFFNPAGIVQLEGTQLSVGGCAIRPTMKFRSYGNPAMGTAPGETWTIKDHVWVIPNAYLTRRINDNVSAGLGVFSHFGLGVEWPGNFEGRFSPGSIESVLTTVSVSPVISVKASERFSIGFGPYAQYLNVDLRNKAFIGMPAPPLTANRNLAQTAEAELKGNDWGWGVNTGLRVKLTDRIIFGASYISRVNHNITNGTQTVTSSAINQVIFRQNFSSSITLPAKLRTGLAWIKHPWTVEIGAEWTEWSSYRTLRADFTDGTFLDSRKNWHNVWMYRFGVQYTLNKYLDLRAAYLYDESPVPRTTLDPLVPSGDRNVICLGVGTHFGKLTVDVGYNHVWDQNRTWNNPSGNVNLGPFPLTRVTGQFRDAYADLLAVNVTYRF
- a CDS encoding AAA family ATPase, which gives rise to MYREYFGLKEKPFSIAPNTHYFYMSEGHREALAHLLYGIKGEGGFVLLTGEVGTGKTTVCRVLLELMPKDLEVAFLLNPPATVEELLSTVCDEFRIGYPQDASNIKSLVAHIHAYLLDAHTRGRRPVLIVEEAQNLSTEVLEQIRLLTNLETNESKLLQIIMIGQPELRKKLAQPELRQLSQRITARYHLGSLSRKEISEYVNFRLTTAGLKRSRPLFPPRTLRKLYRLTSGVPRLINSICDRALLGAYVQGKHAVDAGTLKIAAHEVVGDSVAPMPRWRVYEGVAFAVALIICVGVAATYLQRANLRTAPMMREEIRRPPEEQRIQADPAEVSGPPPVESIDYAAIGTKQAACEALFKVWQIEYRTDKSKSACEQAEEQGVRCQEGSKGSIEALRDKNRPAVLRLHDQKGVSYYAALTALEGESAACVIGHYTKTFDLSMLRQQWSGEYLILWRVPTDYKGKLRPGRRGPLVAWLDRELAVALGRPARVGIDQVYDEEIVREVKEFQRARKLTPDGIAGLGTILKLTAAAGNGEPVLNQTVASN
- a CDS encoding general secretion pathway protein GspB, yielding MSYILEALRKAELAGGRDGMPSLLSGTAAVQKGNRFWIYPLIAALFLNAGMIFWWGHQNAPRDESSATPYSITRHQVAMQPAEAPAGANESRMSPLTQDSSDATRVTSLRPASLQKEEQEVRPADLRKKATAVTDVNHLTGATNKTAPEQRAVRGGRVLALRELPPAVKQTLPEFRVSGHAYGPEPSSRVVRINEQILQEGQSLAPGLRVEEITPNGVILDRQGFRFQIGINTD
- a CDS encoding DUF294 nucleotidyltransferase-like domain-containing protein; the protein is MREPRWRCLITPEETEQKLSKLAFLQRVVPFESLPREQLEGLAQGMEWREFRRGSLIIEQGKRGSSFFILCTGFVKVYLYEEERESLLGFLGEGDCFGEMSLLNREPTAANVEALEETVCLAQPEASFLPMVRSDPFFYRFFSQLLTRRMKSVYRECLSGNIGVNRIEPFLFRKRIAEMMPSGSSLSCNEQTSVREAGLRLINGNRSSLVVIDEKKFPKGIVGMRELLEGLLIRHVSPEENVGTLMSRQFGSIDGESYFFDAFHEMVQQKADRLVVLEHGKARGLLSGLDLLKFRGLETLSLLRNIDNSRSAAELSLCRKDVEEVLKGLMRDGALASEACRIVSELNDRIVKRVVKLAEEFCGEPPCSYAWLGLGSEGRKEQTLLTDQDNALIYRGPSSGSVEDYFSRFSDCVVQGLAEAGFPLCKGLVMATNQKYRGTLDVWKKKTSDWVLRSSFDSKEAMDAFVFLDFRSNAGDRELEKELRDHIFSLIGSHTLFIRALARYIVEVPIPLGFFKHFIVEKNGQHKNRVNIKTFGLVPLVTCLKLMAWQERVSETNTLARTSALASRAILSTDAAEFLEQAFETFLTLRIKNNLSDREQGREPSNYLDPALLSTKQKQLLKEAFLAVSELQKRTKEVLNIDDRSPMC
- a CDS encoding phosphotransferase: MALKVETGVPDYFLILSGQETSTSDAGDLLVYGATEVIPRGTPAADIRANYPQAALVLAHPYRHGKKPAQDVLLGALFDGVEIFSSNHSVAENTRGLRDWHRYRFTAIAGTDSHGVTYAGVYPTMFDHPVRTVADLAVEIKKGRCRPFVKEIPRAGSNVRVQEITIGTKGHDETRERIIIREFDSNEKWQSAERAFRIMEEIARHGFGSGKYRVPRAIEHDLESMTVIEQGLRGSSLFEKVVLTDREDARLFIRLSAEWLARLHSQRLTITPRAEFLEREEVRLARYIERFEKIQHPHTRRARETMEAVHEAEIALYGDHPEALIQGHGDYHPKNIYIGQDNLNKRETLYVAAIDFNNSMCLPPAFDVGTFLAQFRNQLLDYPDILQEIPEEVFLEAYVSAVKETDKNFLNEVELFRARTDLSIASFLIKVGLGGSENLWRVLVEAETALVQFELSRQSN